From Bifidobacterium longum subsp. longum JCM 1217, one genomic window encodes:
- a CDS encoding glycoside hydrolase family 3 N-terminal domain-containing protein encodes MTATTPETTVETLPYKNPDLPASERIADLLSRMTLEEKVGQMMQLDARGGDLDELIVNKHVGSILHTSPEDLPRAVETVNTKTRLGIPLVIGDDCIHGYSFWPGATIFPSQLGMALSWDPKAVEAAGRATAEEVSSTGVHWTFSPVLCIARDTRWGRVDETFGEDPMLIGEMASAMVKGYQGGAQAGETLPKDAILACAKHFAGYSETQGGRDASEADLSHRKLESWFLPPFERVAKEGCGTFMLGYESIEGVPVTFNKWLLTDKLRGAWQYNGTLITDWDNVGRSVWEQHVKPDYVHAAADAVKAGNDLVMTTPQFYEGAIEAVKTGLLDESLIDDAVARILALKFRLGLFEDPRLPDAERIKAVIGSAEHQQTNLELARESVALLRNDGALPFAANKAKRIAVVGPLADDAQNQLGDWTGNSGQVSWMPDGQPRGMITTVLDGLTQLASDDCEVVYSRGANVIDLVPDPAGEFYPDGQPRPKIGVSAAVDRAMIDEAVANARQSDLIVAVVGDVVQLVGETCSTATLELLGGQNALLDALAAVSRETGKPMVTVLISSKPQVLPASIVGESSVFAKRVSDPETGTGSILWAPNPGMRGGQAIAEIILGLTSPSGRLPITFPRHAGQLPVYYNQIRGQHGDRYADLTQDPAFAFGEGLSYTTFAYGEPTITGGASNADGTFAETDTVRAEITLTNTGERAGVEIMQAYIGDIVTSYSWTDRELKAFQRVALEPGETKTVIFEIPVANCTIVDPDANRIVEPGEFELLIGHSSRREDLKRTTFTVA; translated from the coding sequence ATGACCGCGACCACACCGGAAACCACAGTCGAAACGCTGCCCTACAAGAACCCCGACCTGCCCGCCTCCGAGCGCATCGCCGACCTGCTCTCCCGCATGACCCTCGAAGAGAAGGTCGGCCAGATGATGCAGCTCGACGCCCGCGGTGGCGACCTCGACGAGCTCATCGTGAACAAGCACGTCGGCTCCATCCTGCACACCAGCCCCGAGGACCTGCCGCGCGCCGTCGAAACCGTGAACACCAAGACCCGTCTCGGCATCCCACTCGTCATCGGCGACGACTGCATCCACGGCTACTCCTTCTGGCCCGGCGCCACGATCTTCCCCTCCCAGCTCGGCATGGCGTTGAGCTGGGACCCGAAGGCCGTCGAAGCGGCCGGCCGTGCCACCGCCGAAGAAGTCTCCTCGACCGGCGTGCACTGGACGTTCTCCCCGGTGCTGTGCATCGCGCGCGACACCCGCTGGGGTCGCGTGGACGAGACCTTCGGCGAGGACCCCATGCTCATCGGTGAGATGGCCTCCGCCATGGTCAAGGGCTATCAGGGCGGTGCCCAGGCCGGCGAGACGCTGCCGAAGGACGCGATCCTCGCCTGCGCCAAGCACTTCGCCGGATACTCCGAGACCCAGGGCGGCCGTGACGCCTCCGAAGCCGACCTCTCCCACCGCAAGCTCGAATCCTGGTTCCTGCCGCCGTTCGAACGCGTGGCCAAGGAAGGCTGCGGCACGTTCATGCTCGGCTACGAGTCCATCGAAGGCGTGCCGGTCACGTTCAACAAATGGCTGCTGACCGACAAGCTGCGCGGCGCATGGCAATACAATGGCACGCTGATCACCGACTGGGACAACGTCGGCCGCTCGGTATGGGAACAGCATGTCAAGCCCGATTACGTGCACGCCGCAGCCGATGCGGTCAAGGCCGGCAACGACCTGGTCATGACCACCCCACAGTTCTATGAGGGAGCCATCGAAGCCGTAAAAACCGGTCTGCTCGACGAATCCCTGATTGACGATGCGGTAGCCCGCATCCTGGCCCTGAAATTCCGCCTCGGCCTGTTCGAAGACCCGCGCCTGCCGGATGCCGAACGCATCAAGGCGGTCATCGGCTCCGCCGAACACCAGCAGACCAACCTGGAACTCGCCCGCGAATCCGTCGCCCTGCTGCGCAACGACGGCGCCCTGCCGTTCGCCGCAAACAAGGCCAAGCGCATCGCTGTGGTAGGCCCGCTTGCCGACGACGCCCAGAACCAGCTCGGCGACTGGACCGGCAACTCCGGTCAGGTCTCCTGGATGCCGGATGGCCAGCCTCGAGGCATGATTACCACCGTGCTCGACGGCCTGACCCAGCTCGCCTCCGACGATTGCGAAGTGGTCTACTCGCGCGGCGCGAACGTCATCGACCTCGTGCCTGACCCTGCCGGCGAGTTCTACCCGGACGGCCAGCCTCGCCCGAAAATCGGCGTTTCCGCCGCCGTCGATCGAGCAATGATCGACGAAGCCGTGGCCAACGCCCGCCAGTCCGATCTGATCGTGGCCGTGGTCGGCGACGTGGTCCAGCTGGTCGGCGAAACCTGCTCCACCGCCACGCTCGAACTGCTCGGTGGCCAGAACGCCCTGCTCGACGCGCTCGCCGCCGTCTCGCGCGAAACCGGCAAGCCGATGGTCACCGTGCTCATCAGCTCCAAGCCGCAGGTGTTGCCCGCCTCCATCGTGGGCGAGTCCAGTGTATTCGCCAAGCGCGTCAGCGACCCTGAAACCGGCACCGGCTCCATCCTGTGGGCGCCGAACCCGGGCATGCGCGGCGGTCAGGCCATCGCCGAAATAATCCTGGGCCTGACCAGCCCGTCGGGCCGACTGCCGATCACCTTCCCGCGCCACGCGGGCCAGCTGCCGGTCTACTACAACCAGATTCGCGGCCAGCACGGCGACCGGTACGCCGACCTCACCCAGGATCCGGCGTTCGCGTTCGGCGAAGGCCTGAGCTACACGACGTTCGCATACGGCGAACCGACCATTACGGGCGGCGCAAGCAACGCCGACGGCACATTCGCCGAAACCGACACCGTACGTGCCGAAATCACCCTCACCAACACCGGCGAGCGCGCCGGCGTGGAGATCATGCAGGCCTACATCGGCGACATCGTGACCTCCTACAGCTGGACCGACCGCGAATTGAAGGCGTTCCAGCGCGTCGCACTGGAACCCGGCGAGACCAAGACCGTCATCTTCGAGATCCCGGTGGCGAACTGCACGATCGTGGACCCGGACGCCAACCGCATCGTCGAGCCCGGCGAATTCGAACTGCTCATCGGCCACTCCTCGCGCCGTGAGGACCTGAAGCGCACCACGTTCACCGTGGCGTGA
- a CDS encoding glycoside hydrolase family 30 beta sandwich domain-containing protein — protein sequence MVGWPGSRQNSLFTITADTHEVRHNPEYYVMRHFSKYVRPGAKVLGTTSHFNSMAIAFRNPDGTIVVVTQNALEDERPFEFADPADASRGFKATLAPRSFNTFVIE from the coding sequence GTGGTCGGCTGGCCGGGGTCGCGCCAGAACTCCCTGTTCACCATCACCGCCGACACGCACGAGGTGCGCCACAACCCCGAATACTACGTGATGCGCCACTTCTCCAAGTACGTGCGCCCCGGCGCGAAGGTGCTCGGCACCACCAGCCACTTCAACTCCATGGCCATCGCCTTCCGCAACCCGGACGGCACCATCGTGGTCGTGACCCAGAACGCGCTGGAGGACGAACGCCCGTTCGAGTTCGCCGACCCGGCCGACGCCTCCCGTGGCTTCAAGGCCACGCTCGCCCCGCGCTCCTTCAACACCTTCGTCATCGAGTGA
- a CDS encoding glutamate-cysteine ligase family protein, with amino-acid sequence MVTPRISYAHLLAEPNPKHVESLLKFFEAGRSKRGTGGLGVEIEHLPVHDADDTAVSYYEPNGIEAFLKRLAPYYDESKEYWENGHLVGLAREGVAVSLEPGGQVEASIGVLHEPGDLNGLYADFRCEADPILEELGFRFVNYGYQPKSSFVDVPVNPKGRYDAMTDFLGRVGQFGPCMMRCSASTQVSIDYVDEKDSIDKMRVGTAIGPILAWFFRNTPYFEGRLNPYPLLRQRMWDYLDFQRTNVTPGLFDQRFGWEDYARDVLSTPLMFADLTHTPEAVESGLSRKELHRAAFRENAGEVYPDRELNAYEINHIISTHFNDVRLKNFIEFRHWDSLPIERVERLTEIIASLYYVPSNRIRLESYFDGLTEEDVFEAKANIQAHGRESNPYGQPLDFWREFLGLEGLLDDIPGDPKHPDVFQR; translated from the coding sequence ATGGTCACTCCCAGAATCAGCTATGCGCACCTGCTCGCCGAGCCGAACCCGAAGCATGTCGAGAGCCTTCTGAAGTTCTTCGAGGCGGGGCGCTCCAAGCGCGGCACCGGTGGTTTAGGTGTCGAGATTGAGCATCTGCCGGTGCATGACGCCGACGACACGGCCGTAAGCTACTACGAGCCGAACGGCATCGAAGCGTTCCTCAAACGGCTCGCTCCGTATTATGACGAAAGCAAGGAATACTGGGAGAACGGCCATCTGGTCGGACTCGCGCGCGAAGGCGTTGCGGTGTCGCTCGAACCGGGCGGCCAGGTGGAGGCTTCCATCGGCGTGCTTCATGAGCCGGGCGACCTCAACGGCCTGTACGCCGACTTCCGGTGTGAGGCGGACCCGATCCTCGAGGAGCTGGGCTTCCGTTTCGTCAACTACGGATACCAGCCGAAGTCGAGTTTCGTCGACGTGCCGGTCAATCCGAAAGGCCGCTATGACGCGATGACCGACTTCCTTGGCCGCGTCGGCCAGTTCGGTCCGTGCATGATGCGCTGCTCCGCCTCCACCCAGGTGAGCATCGACTATGTCGACGAGAAGGATTCGATCGATAAGATGCGCGTCGGCACCGCCATCGGGCCGATTCTCGCATGGTTCTTCCGCAACACCCCCTACTTCGAGGGCCGTCTCAACCCGTATCCGCTGCTGCGCCAGCGCATGTGGGACTACCTCGACTTCCAGCGCACCAACGTGACCCCCGGCCTGTTCGACCAGCGTTTCGGCTGGGAGGACTACGCGCGTGACGTGCTGTCCACGCCGCTGATGTTCGCCGACCTGACGCACACGCCCGAAGCGGTGGAATCGGGGCTGAGCCGCAAGGAGCTGCATCGCGCCGCCTTCCGTGAGAACGCTGGCGAGGTCTACCCGGACCGCGAGCTCAACGCGTACGAAATCAACCACATCATCTCCACGCATTTCAACGACGTGCGTCTCAAGAACTTCATCGAGTTCCGCCACTGGGATTCGCTGCCGATCGAACGCGTCGAACGGCTCACCGAGATCATCGCGTCCCTGTACTACGTGCCGTCCAACCGCATCCGTCTCGAAAGCTACTTCGACGGGCTCACCGAGGAAGACGTGTTCGAAGCCAAGGCGAACATCCAGGCGCACGGCCGCGAATCCAACCCGTATGGCCAGCCGCTCGACTTCTGGCGTGAGTTCCTCGGCCTCGAGGGCCTGCTCGACGATATTCCCGGAGATCCGAAGCACCCCGACGTGTTCCAGCGCTGA
- the lnbX gene encoding lacto-N-biosidase: MTSRQGRQAIAATAAMGVAVALALPTAAFAQSATQGKETATTTSSGTTYYVSSAHGDDANAGTSENAPWKSLTKVNDIASDLGPGDSVLLEYGSEFNDQYLHIKDTAGNADAPITISAYGDADEGKPVIASNGVKGSQWEQDYRANVGNHKNKGTVSTTLLLKDVSYITVSNLEITNDDADVYDPIDTWKWTDTPDSDGTKLDRSASRMDRTGVAGIAENGATMSNVTLDNLYIHDVDGNIYNKHMANGGIYFMAHYPMENTSAETDVWLREHVSRFDHVTIRNSTVKDVDRWGIAVGYTAYLNYIDANYGDGSIDDALIAKYGSTNVRIENNYVKGAGGDAITLMYCDRPVIEHNVGDSVSKHINTQDYTQPGSYGGRVAAGIWPWRCKDPVFQYNEMYNNLNAEHGNGDGQAWDADYGDGTLYQYNYSYGNSFASLMICNWYAVNTTFRYNISQNDRQGVFDLPSNGPGNHIYNNTVYVDADSQVLTKRSNSQSLFENNIFINATNTKKTETWNRGSQNGGQTYDNNMYVNYANKPTSDANAIEADDVSAVLAGAGSAPTSALKSGAEHARTGEKAAFDGYRPVAGSKAINAGKVVSDLNDYAVENDFLGNAVKGRPDLGAVESDVVSVTMASSKYETGTETDSGTGDKTKVIHVTFTDKNPVTVKELLSNVSADKGVDKAVYRVADAKSGKSADARSAESEPNMLDRLLSLLPGSDRNAKDDETKLADSEPVRDGDILRFSAEGTDETDEYTIRQRITWDWVADYEQGVADFDWKAQRRTSAGGEWTTISAYDGSWPNTVYDQYYGVGVNGTLAELSGDRKQTHGLLIDKPGDGLPTAMAWKAPESGTVMLSLKTFADKIAEPYLRQNADNAGKKVTLSLMRNDETLCSADDLSVYQKSSEQFAQCLAEHGSIDVQEGDWIRIVADAETGVKAPSLHISPVITYEDKAPAAPKQNVRYDVSYAATDAVVGTQSAVAAAFTADGGEADAPDGVAFAFKDGGDEGEASPVIDASTGAVTFTPAAGQYGATVTRTVVVTYADGSSDETTVTFRVAQSHAQRLNVLYPTVRGDAGTDLKRTPKFTLKADGAAASVPEGTTFALGANAPAGASVDMANGTVTLNSGVGGTVTVPVTVTFADDGASVSSTARFEVTAPAALGSSELETATVDGVNVVYAPFSADSPMTVAQLLAKVTAEPSGADKGVYRDGVRLEAGAELAENDVLRFSAKGSTVSDDYVVKSKTTWDWVNDFQVRVQGPIWYGQRQTEADGVWSDIADFDATYPNWMYETYYGPGVDYANHSLPTDRSAIHGLISDSPASAGGSAMAWKAPKAGTVKVSIREDEPYLRQDGSNGKALTLRLMHDDKVVCFADLTVSKQRSEEFANCVADKGEIAVEAGDWIRVTATSASGMNKPSAHISPVIAYMAASTPGPEPVPVDKSTLKATVEEALGLAESDYTDESWAALVAARDAAQTVLDDDAATAEQVETAQNALRDAIDGLEKKPVDPDPNPKPDPNPDPDPTPDPDPDPGPDTKPGDGSGNGSGTGNGSGSGNGSTGSGSDGATTGGKLTATGADVAGAAAMVALTAAAGIGLAAAARRRR; this comes from the coding sequence ATGACATCCCGTCAGGGCAGACAAGCCATAGCCGCGACGGCCGCAATGGGCGTGGCCGTCGCGCTGGCGTTGCCGACCGCTGCGTTCGCGCAGTCAGCAACGCAAGGAAAGGAGACCGCTACGACCACGTCATCAGGCACCACCTACTACGTGTCGTCGGCACACGGCGACGACGCCAACGCGGGCACCAGCGAAAACGCGCCCTGGAAGTCCCTGACCAAGGTCAACGACATCGCCTCGGACCTCGGTCCGGGCGATTCGGTGCTGCTGGAATACGGCTCCGAATTCAACGACCAGTACCTGCACATCAAGGACACCGCCGGCAACGCCGACGCGCCGATCACGATCTCCGCCTACGGCGACGCCGACGAAGGCAAGCCGGTCATCGCGTCGAACGGCGTCAAAGGCAGCCAGTGGGAGCAGGACTACCGTGCCAACGTCGGCAACCACAAGAACAAGGGCACCGTCTCAACCACGCTGCTACTCAAGGACGTGTCGTACATCACCGTCTCCAACCTGGAGATCACCAACGACGACGCGGACGTCTACGATCCGATCGACACGTGGAAGTGGACCGACACCCCTGATTCCGACGGCACAAAACTCGACCGCAGCGCCTCGCGCATGGACCGCACCGGCGTGGCCGGCATCGCCGAGAACGGCGCGACGATGAGCAACGTGACGCTCGACAACCTTTACATCCACGACGTGGACGGCAACATCTACAACAAGCACATGGCCAACGGCGGCATCTACTTCATGGCCCACTACCCCATGGAGAACACGAGCGCCGAAACCGACGTCTGGCTCAGGGAGCACGTCTCACGCTTCGACCACGTCACCATCAGAAACAGCACCGTCAAGGACGTGGATCGTTGGGGCATCGCCGTCGGCTACACCGCCTACCTCAACTACATCGACGCGAACTACGGCGACGGCTCCATCGACGACGCCCTCATCGCGAAGTACGGTTCCACCAACGTGCGCATCGAGAACAACTACGTCAAGGGCGCCGGCGGCGACGCCATCACCCTGATGTACTGCGACCGCCCGGTCATCGAACACAATGTGGGCGACAGCGTCTCGAAGCACATCAACACGCAGGACTACACGCAGCCCGGCTCCTACGGCGGACGCGTGGCGGCCGGCATCTGGCCGTGGCGTTGCAAGGATCCAGTGTTCCAGTACAACGAGATGTACAACAACCTCAACGCCGAGCACGGCAACGGCGACGGCCAGGCGTGGGACGCCGACTACGGCGACGGCACGCTGTACCAGTACAACTACTCGTACGGCAACAGCTTCGCCTCGCTGATGATCTGCAACTGGTACGCGGTTAACACCACGTTCCGATACAATATCTCGCAGAACGACCGTCAGGGCGTGTTCGACCTGCCGTCGAACGGCCCCGGCAACCACATCTACAACAACACCGTCTACGTGGACGCCGACAGCCAGGTGCTGACTAAGCGTTCCAACTCGCAGTCCCTGTTCGAGAACAACATCTTCATCAACGCGACCAACACGAAGAAGACGGAGACCTGGAACCGCGGCAGCCAGAACGGCGGCCAGACGTACGACAACAACATGTACGTCAACTACGCGAACAAGCCCACCTCCGACGCCAACGCCATCGAGGCCGACGACGTGTCCGCAGTGCTTGCGGGCGCCGGTTCGGCTCCGACATCCGCCCTCAAGAGCGGCGCCGAGCATGCGCGCACCGGCGAGAAAGCCGCGTTCGACGGCTACCGTCCGGTCGCGGGCTCGAAGGCGATCAACGCCGGCAAGGTCGTCTCCGACCTCAACGACTACGCGGTGGAGAACGACTTCCTCGGCAACGCAGTCAAGGGCAGGCCCGATCTGGGCGCCGTGGAAAGCGACGTGGTGTCCGTCACGATGGCCTCCTCCAAGTACGAGACCGGAACCGAAACCGATTCCGGGACCGGTGACAAGACCAAGGTCATCCACGTGACCTTCACCGACAAGAACCCGGTGACCGTCAAGGAACTGCTCTCCAACGTGTCCGCCGACAAGGGCGTGGACAAGGCCGTGTACCGAGTCGCCGACGCCAAGTCCGGCAAGTCCGCCGACGCCAGGTCCGCCGAGTCCGAACCGAACATGCTCGACCGCCTGCTCTCCCTGCTCCCAGGCTCCGACCGGAACGCCAAGGACGACGAGACGAAGCTCGCCGACTCCGAACCGGTCCGCGATGGCGACATCCTGCGCTTCTCCGCCGAAGGCACGGACGAGACCGACGAGTACACGATCCGCCAGCGCATCACGTGGGATTGGGTCGCGGACTACGAGCAAGGCGTCGCCGACTTCGACTGGAAGGCGCAGCGCCGCACGTCCGCCGGCGGCGAGTGGACCACCATCTCCGCATACGACGGCTCGTGGCCGAACACCGTGTACGACCAGTACTACGGTGTCGGCGTCAACGGCACCCTCGCCGAACTCTCCGGCGACCGCAAGCAGACGCACGGCCTGCTGATCGACAAGCCCGGCGACGGCCTGCCCACGGCCATGGCGTGGAAGGCGCCGGAGTCCGGCACCGTCATGCTGTCGCTCAAGACGTTCGCCGACAAGATCGCTGAACCGTACCTGCGTCAGAACGCGGACAACGCCGGCAAGAAGGTCACATTGTCGCTGATGCGCAACGACGAGACGCTCTGTTCGGCCGACGACCTGTCCGTCTATCAGAAGTCCTCCGAACAGTTCGCGCAGTGCCTCGCCGAGCACGGTTCGATCGACGTGCAGGAAGGCGACTGGATCCGCATCGTCGCCGACGCCGAGACCGGAGTCAAGGCGCCGTCGCTGCACATCAGCCCGGTCATCACATATGAGGACAAGGCGCCCGCCGCGCCGAAGCAGAACGTGCGCTACGACGTCTCGTACGCCGCGACGGACGCCGTCGTCGGCACGCAGTCGGCCGTCGCCGCCGCGTTCACCGCGGACGGCGGCGAGGCCGACGCGCCGGACGGCGTCGCGTTCGCCTTCAAGGACGGCGGCGATGAGGGCGAGGCCTCGCCCGTCATCGACGCGTCCACCGGCGCCGTCACCTTCACGCCCGCCGCCGGACAGTACGGCGCGACCGTCACCCGCACCGTCGTCGTCACGTACGCGGACGGTTCGAGCGACGAGACGACCGTCACGTTCCGTGTCGCGCAATCGCACGCGCAGCGTCTCAACGTGCTGTACCCGACCGTGCGCGGCGACGCCGGCACGGACCTGAAGCGCACGCCGAAGTTCACGCTGAAGGCGGACGGCGCGGCCGCGTCTGTGCCGGAAGGCACGACGTTCGCGCTCGGCGCGAACGCGCCGGCCGGCGCGAGTGTCGACATGGCGAACGGCACGGTCACGCTGAACAGCGGGGTCGGCGGCACCGTCACCGTGCCCGTCACGGTGACGTTCGCCGACGACGGCGCCAGCGTCTCCTCCACCGCCCGCTTCGAGGTGACCGCGCCCGCCGCGCTCGGCTCGTCCGAGTTGGAGACCGCGACTGTCGACGGTGTGAACGTCGTCTACGCGCCGTTCTCCGCCGACAGTCCGATGACCGTCGCGCAGCTGCTCGCCAAGGTGACGGCCGAACCGTCCGGCGCCGATAAGGGCGTGTACCGTGACGGCGTGCGGTTGGAGGCCGGCGCAGAACTCGCCGAGAACGACGTGCTCCGCTTCTCCGCGAAAGGTTCCACCGTGTCCGACGACTACGTGGTGAAGTCGAAGACCACGTGGGATTGGGTGAACGACTTCCAGGTGCGCGTGCAGGGTCCGATCTGGTACGGGCAGCGTCAGACCGAGGCCGACGGCGTGTGGTCGGATATCGCCGACTTCGACGCGACGTATCCGAACTGGATGTACGAGACCTACTACGGTCCGGGCGTGGACTACGCGAACCACAGCCTGCCCACCGACCGCTCCGCCATCCATGGCCTGATCAGCGATTCGCCCGCGTCCGCTGGTGGCTCCGCCATGGCGTGGAAGGCGCCGAAGGCCGGCACGGTGAAGGTGTCCATCCGCGAGGACGAGCCGTACCTGCGCCAGGACGGCAGCAACGGCAAGGCGTTGACGCTTCGTCTCATGCACGACGACAAGGTGGTGTGCTTCGCCGACCTGACCGTCTCCAAGCAGCGTTCCGAGGAGTTCGCCAACTGCGTCGCCGACAAGGGCGAGATCGCGGTCGAGGCGGGCGATTGGATCCGCGTCACCGCGACGTCCGCGTCCGGCATGAACAAGCCGTCCGCGCACATCTCCCCGGTCATCGCCTACATGGCCGCCTCCACGCCGGGCCCCGAACCCGTTCCGGTGGACAAGTCCACGCTGAAGGCCACGGTCGAGGAGGCTCTGGGATTGGCCGAGTCGGACTACACGGATGAGTCGTGGGCCGCGCTCGTCGCCGCGCGCGACGCCGCGCAGACCGTGCTGGACGACGATGCCGCCACCGCCGAACAGGTCGAGACCGCGCAGAACGCACTGCGTGACGCCATCGACGGATTGGAGAAGAAGCCGGTCGATCCGGACCCGAACCCGAAACCGGATCCGAACCCCGATCCCGATCCGACGCCCGACCCGGACCCCGACCCCGGCCCCGACACCAAGCCGGGTGACGGTTCCGGCAACGGTTCCGGCACGGGCAACGGTTCCGGTTCCGGCAACGGTTCCACCGGTTCCGGCAGCGACGGCGCGACCACCGGCGGCAAGCTGACCGCCACCGGCGCCGACGTGGCCGGCGCGGCCGCGATGGTCGCGCTGACCGCGGCCGCCGGCATCGGACTGGCCGCCGCGGCCCGTCGCCGCAGGTGA
- the lnbY gene encoding lacto-N-biosidase chaperone LnbY: protein MPRRHRFAAAIAAVAVAAVLLVTLTVAVVTHGDGAFAPAGTPAGAGASAGIGSDTGSNASEDSDMFPTIVFGDTVIERKEYVAALKAQHGAARLYFRQTYGVDPAEDGWDKAHDGEVPCRWLASRAIDELRRRHAAYLIGVDLGQVADDSYASIVARMEAVNSGNAELKSDGGIVYGRTGFDIDSYLSYELSALKNAYTGDESNPGMSLSDDEVRRYYDEHDWTKDGVDGKTPLDEVRGNVKAQMRSERYDELVSQRAEAIDVTDLPWDALYRFTAGRLG from the coding sequence ATGCCACGTAGGCACCGGTTCGCCGCCGCCATCGCCGCAGTCGCGGTGGCGGCGGTCCTGCTCGTCACATTGACCGTCGCCGTCGTCACGCACGGCGACGGCGCCTTCGCGCCCGCAGGCACGCCTGCGGGCGCGGGCGCATCCGCCGGCATCGGCTCCGATACCGGCTCCAATGCAAGCGAGGATTCCGACATGTTCCCCACCATCGTCTTCGGCGACACCGTCATCGAACGCAAGGAGTACGTCGCGGCGCTCAAGGCGCAACACGGCGCGGCGCGGCTGTACTTTCGGCAGACGTACGGCGTCGACCCGGCCGAGGACGGCTGGGATAAGGCGCACGACGGCGAGGTCCCGTGCCGTTGGCTCGCGAGCCGTGCCATCGACGAACTGCGACGTCGGCACGCCGCGTACCTCATCGGCGTGGATCTCGGGCAGGTGGCCGACGACTCCTATGCGAGCATCGTCGCGCGCATGGAGGCCGTGAACAGCGGCAACGCGGAACTGAAATCGGACGGCGGCATCGTCTACGGCCGTACCGGCTTCGACATCGACAGCTACCTGAGCTACGAACTGTCCGCGTTGAAGAACGCCTATACGGGCGACGAGTCGAACCCCGGCATGAGCCTGTCCGACGACGAGGTGCGACGCTACTACGACGAGCACGACTGGACAAAGGACGGCGTCGACGGGAAGACTCCGCTGGACGAGGTGCGCGGCAACGTGAAGGCGCAGATGCGGTCGGAACGTTACGACGAGCTCGTGAGCCAGCGCGCCGAAGCGATCGACGTGACCGACCTGCCATGGGACGCGCTGTACCGGTTCACGGCAGGCAGGCTCGGGTAG